A window from Ferrimicrobium sp. encodes these proteins:
- a CDS encoding xanthine dehydrogenase family protein molybdopterin-binding subunit, with protein MSILGSRVVRKEDPSLLRGEGRYVANLDLDDPLFACFVTSPFAHARFTNVSIEDALAVPGVEHVLCAADLGVQPIPGAIRDRPEWSRPILAVDRVRYVGEPYALVLATSPEAAFDGAELVFADFEPLTAVIDPEEAATDAVLLFPDTTNIFSKSEPEHDPHLFDEADVVVSDRLINQRLAPCSLETRAMAAVPTPDGRLVVYASTQSAHGLKRTLTRCLDIDDTALVVRALDVGGGFGAKVTVYPEDVAIAGAAIKLGRSIKWQEDRSRSMLGLVHGRAQIQYVEIGAKRDGTLVGYRLHIIQDSGAYPAFGALLPTLTMLMAPGTYVIPKIETSYVSVATNTTPISAYRGAGRPEAAAAIERMMDRLALELEMDPVEIRRRNLIPNDAFPFTTPTGANYDVGDYVRALDAACEQAGYAQLRDEQRRRRVDQAPLQLGIGLAVYVEITNGGGSSEYGRVEVRDDGSVVAYSGTSPHGQGHATAWSMLVSNELGIDLDQVQVITGDTDLVPRGVGTFGSRSLQTGGVAVQGAAHELSIRAKRVAAAMLEANEADIALGQAGAFVQGSPSITIHWAELAKRARELDDPLDVTLDFDPADATFPFGAHLAVVEVDVETGQTRLVSLTAVDDAGKILSPLLAEGQVHGGIAQGIAQALLEEFRYSGDGTPLTPNFADYSMISATELPSFALIHQETPTFMNPLGAKGIGESGTIGATPAVWNAVIDALSHLGVHHINLPLSPQRIVSAISSAQDRP; from the coding sequence ATGAGCATTTTGGGCAGCCGCGTCGTTCGCAAAGAAGACCCAAGCCTCCTGCGTGGTGAGGGCCGCTACGTTGCAAACCTCGACCTCGACGATCCGCTTTTTGCGTGTTTTGTTACCTCCCCATTCGCGCACGCCAGGTTTACCAACGTGTCCATCGAGGATGCCCTCGCCGTGCCCGGTGTCGAGCACGTCCTTTGCGCCGCCGATCTTGGGGTGCAACCGATTCCCGGGGCAATACGGGACCGGCCCGAATGGTCACGGCCCATCTTGGCTGTGGACCGGGTCCGCTACGTTGGAGAGCCGTACGCACTCGTCCTCGCCACGAGCCCAGAGGCAGCTTTCGATGGTGCAGAGTTGGTCTTTGCCGACTTTGAACCGCTTACAGCGGTGATCGACCCCGAAGAGGCCGCCACGGACGCGGTCCTGCTCTTCCCGGACACCACCAACATTTTCTCCAAGAGCGAACCCGAACATGATCCACATCTGTTTGATGAAGCCGATGTCGTGGTCTCGGACCGGCTCATCAACCAACGCCTGGCACCTTGCTCACTTGAGACACGCGCGATGGCGGCGGTGCCTACACCAGATGGCCGTCTCGTGGTCTATGCGTCGACACAGTCCGCACACGGCCTCAAGAGAACGCTGACGCGTTGCCTTGACATCGATGACACTGCGCTCGTCGTCCGCGCGCTCGACGTTGGCGGAGGCTTTGGTGCCAAAGTCACCGTGTATCCCGAAGACGTCGCCATCGCTGGGGCCGCCATCAAGCTCGGTCGCTCCATCAAATGGCAGGAGGACCGGAGTCGATCGATGCTCGGTCTCGTCCACGGCCGTGCCCAAATCCAGTACGTTGAGATTGGAGCCAAGCGAGATGGGACGCTTGTGGGGTATCGCCTTCACATTATCCAAGACAGCGGAGCATATCCAGCCTTCGGCGCGCTGCTTCCGACCCTCACCATGCTGATGGCACCCGGCACCTACGTGATACCCAAGATCGAGACCTCCTACGTCTCCGTCGCCACGAACACCACCCCGATATCCGCGTACCGCGGAGCCGGACGACCCGAAGCGGCTGCCGCCATCGAACGCATGATGGATCGGCTGGCCCTGGAGCTCGAGATGGATCCGGTCGAAATCCGCCGTCGCAACCTGATCCCAAACGATGCCTTCCCCTTCACAACACCGACGGGTGCCAACTACGACGTCGGCGACTATGTCCGCGCGCTCGACGCGGCCTGCGAGCAGGCTGGCTATGCGCAGCTCCGCGACGAACAGCGCCGGCGCCGAGTCGATCAGGCGCCGCTGCAGCTCGGGATCGGCCTCGCCGTCTACGTTGAAATCACCAACGGAGGGGGCTCCAGCGAATATGGACGCGTCGAGGTTCGCGATGACGGCTCCGTCGTCGCCTACTCGGGAACCTCGCCACACGGTCAAGGCCATGCAACGGCATGGTCAATGCTGGTCTCAAACGAGCTCGGCATCGACCTCGACCAAGTTCAGGTCATCACCGGCGACACCGACCTTGTACCTCGCGGTGTCGGCACCTTCGGATCGCGTTCCCTCCAGACTGGAGGAGTAGCGGTGCAAGGGGCAGCGCACGAACTCAGCATCCGAGCCAAGCGAGTAGCGGCCGCGATGCTCGAGGCGAACGAAGCCGACATCGCGCTTGGTCAAGCTGGGGCGTTTGTCCAGGGTAGTCCATCAATCACAATCCACTGGGCCGAACTCGCCAAACGTGCTCGCGAGCTTGACGACCCACTCGACGTGACCCTCGACTTCGATCCAGCGGATGCCACCTTCCCCTTTGGAGCCCATCTTGCGGTGGTCGAGGTCGATGTCGAGACCGGTCAAACGCGGTTGGTGAGCCTCACCGCCGTCGACGATGCTGGAAAGATCTTGAGTCCTCTACTCGCTGAGGGCCAAGTGCATGGTGGCATCGCTCAAGGCATCGCTCAAGCGCTGCTCGAGGAGTTTCGCTACAGTGGCGATGGGACGCCCCTCACACCCAACTTCGCGGACTACTCGATGATTTCGGCCACGGAGTTGCCGTCATTTGCCCTGATACATCAGGAGACGCCCACCTTCATGAATCCCCTCGGAGCAAAGGGGATCGGAGAATCCGGCACGATCGGCGCAACTCCGGCCGTCTGGAACGCCGTCATCGACGCGCTCTCTCACCTCGGGGTTCACCACATCAACCTGCCCTTAAGCCCACAACGAATTGTCAGCGCAATCAGCTCGGCTCAAGATCGGCCTTGA
- the pth gene encoding aminoacyl-tRNA hydrolase, producing the protein MTSSVLVVGLGNPGSRYRGTRHNMGFEVAEAVAQEYGVALVRRSHGVVGSAAIGDHDVHILLPQTFMNESGLAVAEFVRYNPVQYPAGLIVIHDELDLEPGVVRVKVGGGLAGHNGLKSIVHHIHTQNFVRIRVGIGRPVGRPSVVDYVLQRPRPEDRAELDAAVQRGVCAVRDVIEVGPERAMTEYNRRVG; encoded by the coding sequence GTGACCAGCTCGGTTTTGGTAGTTGGACTGGGTAACCCAGGCTCCCGGTATCGGGGAACTCGCCACAACATGGGTTTTGAGGTGGCTGAGGCGGTTGCGCAAGAGTATGGTGTAGCGCTCGTCCGCAGATCCCATGGTGTGGTTGGCAGCGCCGCCATCGGCGATCATGATGTTCATATTCTGTTGCCTCAGACCTTTATGAACGAGTCGGGGCTCGCCGTCGCGGAGTTTGTGCGCTACAACCCGGTGCAGTATCCAGCTGGACTGATCGTTATCCATGATGAGCTCGATCTTGAGCCAGGGGTAGTGCGTGTCAAGGTCGGTGGTGGACTCGCCGGTCATAACGGGCTCAAGTCGATCGTGCATCATATCCACACACAAAACTTCGTTCGGATCAGGGTAGGTATTGGACGGCCGGTTGGTCGCCCGTCCGTGGTCGATTATGTTCTCCAGCGCCCCAGGCCCGAGGATCGAGCCGAGCTCGATGCTGCCGTTCAACGTGGGGTTTGTGCGGTTCGCGACGTGATCGAGGTCGGTCCTGAGCGTGCGATGACCGAGTACAATCGGCGGGTTGGCTGA
- the mfd gene encoding transcription-repair coupling factor, translated as MSSTLLARLIDQIGGVVDRDLLGPAAGASAALMAKSAKGRNVMLIVASEDEAQTYAYDLAQLQDDHRCLWLPAWDTVPFERVAPSMRTVGRRLRALAALEDKSETGVIVVASIRGALQRLVPSAVNIKGYTLHVGAMTPQAELTQYLADSGYLRESQVSSPGEFAVRGSIVDCFPPDCAYPIRADFFGDELDRLVAFDASSQLTVDSLAQCDILPAKEVLLDDSLRAGFLELAQRAPVLADRIAELVNGVSADPLESLLPLVLDHEAVLPTDLLSDDDVLMVAGGSLLEAESVRIRSDEQSMAEALGPTWGLDVIPATAGLLAPFEHLDHSAANRIDLALHDGDPDVVRIDHRDMPGFAERVSLLVGEGYRVIVTAESTSRLRALRTTFASFDRHGVVLGQDGPEPSTPGLYLAEAVRLYHSFQSRAAKIAVIADADLVRPLVAPTPKRRAMRTATSTLDDLAPGTLVVHETYGVARYQGIVSRSIAEVERDYLLLEFGGKDKIYLPSDQTDRITLYVGGENPALSRLGSREWSQQVRKARRAANEVAQELVVLYQKRLITAGHAKEADSVWQSELESAFPYELTPDQLTAIEETKRDLEQPTPMDRMICGDVGFGKTEVAIRAAFKTIQSGSQVAILVPTTILAQQHYDTFQERFEPYGVKVGLLSRFVSGREVKRLKEELRLGTLDCLVATHSLVSKEIDFKRLGLLVIDEEQRFGVQHKEFWKTRHPDLDVLTLSATPIPRTLELSLVGVRDMSLLRTPPLDRQPILTHVGPDDDAAISEAIRRELIRGGQVFYVHNRVRDIQSVARKVADLVPNARILIAHGQLPEHELERVVNDFWHRHADVLVCTTIIESGIDLPSVNTLIVDHAEDLGLGQLHQLRGRVGRSGQRAYAYLFYPRTKPLSEIALERLRTIVENTDLGAGYRIAMRDLELRGAGTFLGQRQSGHMSAVGYELYVRLVAEAVAQMKGDETIEPAEINIDLPVSYSIPASYVEDEATRMDLYRRFALARSDAEVGELADELSDRFGPYPSAVVNLLDMTRLKLGLLARGVREVGSRRSPRSGTMEVFLRPVTLRPSEEVRLRRLRSRPTYRASDQEIVIPFRPRDDLIGLVREIIMGSTNSPS; from the coding sequence ATGTCTTCGACCCTCCTCGCCCGGCTCATCGACCAGATCGGTGGTGTCGTCGACCGCGATCTGCTCGGACCTGCCGCTGGGGCATCCGCGGCGCTGATGGCCAAGAGCGCGAAGGGCCGCAACGTCATGCTCATTGTTGCCAGCGAAGATGAAGCGCAAACCTATGCCTACGATCTCGCGCAGCTACAAGACGATCATCGATGCCTGTGGCTGCCGGCGTGGGACACCGTGCCTTTTGAACGCGTCGCTCCCTCGATGCGCACCGTCGGGCGCCGACTTCGGGCGCTCGCCGCCTTGGAAGACAAGTCCGAGACGGGCGTCATCGTCGTCGCATCCATCCGAGGGGCTCTGCAACGGTTGGTACCAAGCGCCGTCAACATCAAGGGGTACACACTCCACGTCGGGGCGATGACCCCCCAGGCTGAACTGACCCAGTATCTAGCGGACAGCGGCTACCTGCGGGAGTCCCAGGTTTCGAGTCCTGGGGAGTTCGCGGTGCGGGGTTCGATCGTGGATTGCTTTCCTCCAGATTGTGCCTACCCGATTCGAGCTGACTTCTTCGGTGACGAGCTAGATCGCCTCGTCGCATTCGATGCCTCGTCACAGCTGACCGTCGATTCGCTTGCCCAATGCGACATCCTCCCGGCCAAAGAGGTACTCCTTGATGATTCGTTGCGGGCTGGCTTCCTCGAGCTCGCCCAGCGCGCTCCAGTGCTCGCCGATAGGATCGCCGAACTCGTGAATGGGGTGAGCGCCGATCCACTCGAGAGCCTCCTGCCGCTCGTACTCGACCATGAGGCAGTGTTGCCCACTGACCTGCTCAGCGATGATGATGTGCTCATGGTGGCTGGTGGTTCGCTGCTTGAGGCCGAGTCCGTGCGCATCCGATCCGATGAGCAGTCGATGGCCGAGGCATTGGGGCCCACATGGGGTCTCGATGTCATCCCTGCGACGGCTGGCTTGCTCGCGCCCTTCGAACACTTAGATCATAGCGCGGCCAATCGCATCGATTTGGCTCTCCATGACGGAGATCCAGATGTCGTGAGGATCGACCATCGTGACATGCCAGGTTTCGCCGAGCGGGTCAGCTTGCTCGTTGGTGAGGGTTATCGCGTTATCGTAACGGCTGAGTCCACATCACGCCTTCGGGCGCTTCGTACGACGTTCGCCAGCTTTGATCGCCATGGCGTCGTGCTCGGCCAAGATGGCCCCGAGCCGTCCACACCAGGGTTGTATCTGGCAGAGGCTGTGCGGTTGTATCACTCCTTTCAATCAAGGGCTGCCAAGATCGCGGTGATTGCAGACGCCGATCTTGTTCGACCGCTTGTGGCACCCACACCCAAGCGACGGGCGATGCGCACCGCCACCTCGACCCTCGACGATCTTGCCCCGGGCACCTTGGTGGTCCATGAAACCTATGGCGTCGCGCGCTATCAGGGCATCGTCTCACGCTCCATTGCCGAGGTTGAGCGCGACTATCTGCTGCTTGAATTCGGCGGCAAGGACAAGATCTATCTCCCCTCCGACCAGACGGATCGCATTACCCTCTATGTCGGAGGCGAAAACCCAGCGCTGTCAAGGCTTGGCTCCAGAGAATGGAGTCAACAGGTGCGCAAAGCGCGTAGGGCCGCCAACGAGGTTGCCCAAGAGCTGGTGGTGCTGTATCAGAAGCGCCTCATCACCGCAGGCCATGCCAAGGAGGCCGATTCGGTCTGGCAGAGCGAGTTAGAGTCAGCCTTCCCCTATGAGCTCACCCCTGATCAGCTCACGGCCATCGAGGAGACCAAGCGCGACCTCGAGCAACCAACCCCGATGGATCGGATGATCTGTGGCGATGTCGGTTTTGGCAAGACCGAGGTGGCGATACGAGCGGCCTTTAAGACGATTCAAAGCGGCTCCCAGGTGGCGATCCTGGTCCCCACCACGATCCTCGCCCAACAGCATTACGACACCTTCCAGGAGCGCTTCGAGCCCTACGGGGTCAAGGTGGGGCTGTTGTCTCGATTTGTGAGTGGGCGCGAGGTGAAACGGCTCAAGGAGGAGTTGCGACTCGGCACCCTCGACTGTCTCGTGGCGACCCACTCACTCGTCTCGAAGGAGATCGACTTCAAGCGCCTTGGTCTGCTGGTCATCGACGAAGAACAGCGCTTTGGTGTCCAACACAAGGAGTTCTGGAAGACGCGACACCCGGATCTCGATGTGTTGACCTTGTCGGCCACGCCGATCCCACGCACCCTCGAGCTCTCTCTTGTTGGTGTGCGGGACATGTCGCTGCTGCGCACGCCACCATTGGATCGACAGCCGATTCTCACTCACGTCGGACCAGATGACGATGCTGCGATTTCTGAGGCCATTCGACGCGAGCTCATCCGCGGTGGTCAGGTGTTTTACGTACATAATCGGGTACGCGATATCCAGTCAGTCGCTCGCAAGGTTGCTGATCTGGTGCCAAATGCTCGCATTCTGATCGCCCATGGCCAGCTTCCAGAACACGAACTTGAGCGCGTCGTCAACGATTTTTGGCATCGGCACGCCGACGTGCTCGTCTGCACCACCATCATCGAGAGCGGTATCGATCTGCCCTCGGTCAACACCCTCATTGTTGATCATGCTGAGGATCTCGGTCTTGGCCAGCTGCACCAGTTGCGTGGACGAGTCGGTCGCTCGGGGCAGCGAGCCTATGCCTATCTGTTTTATCCACGCACCAAGCCCCTGTCTGAGATCGCTCTGGAGCGGCTACGGACCATCGTTGAGAATACCGACCTCGGTGCCGGTTATCGGATTGCCATGCGCGACCTCGAGCTCCGTGGTGCCGGGACGTTCCTTGGCCAACGCCAGTCCGGTCACATGAGTGCGGTCGGTTACGAGTTGTACGTGCGCCTTGTCGCCGAAGCGGTGGCCCAGATGAAGGGTGATGAGACCATCGAGCCCGCCGAGATCAATATCGACCTTCCGGTGTCCTACTCGATCCCAGCAAGTTATGTCGAGGATGAGGCGACCCGTATGGATCTCTATCGCCGATTTGCGCTTGCACGCAGCGACGCCGAGGTCGGTGAACTCGCTGATGAGTTGTCTGATCGGTTCGGACCCTATCCTTCGGCTGTCGTCAATCTCCTCGACATGACCCGTCTCAAGCTCGGACTCCTCGCCCGTGGCGTGCGCGAGGTGGGTTCGCGTCGCTCCCCACGCTCCGGAACCATGGAGGTCTTCCTGCGGCCCGTGACGCTCCGTCCCTCTGAGGAGGTCCGGCTGCGACGACTGAGGTCGCGACCGACGTACCGTGCGTCCGATCAAGAGATCGTGATACCGTTTCGACCTCGTGATGACCTGATCGGGCTGGTTCGTGAAATCATTATGGGTTCGACGAATTCGCCCTCCTAG
- the eno gene encoding phosphopyruvate hydratase: protein MVLDSRGNPTVEAEVALAGGARGRAITPSGASTGKHEAVELRDGGKDFSGKGVSRAIANVNGTIANAVVGLDARQQRLLDRTMIALDDTSDKSRLGANAMLAVSLATARAGANAARLPLTAYLGGVNATLLPVPMMNVINGGVHASNNLDMQEFMIVPHGAASFREALQWGVETYAALKKELVAKSLATTVGDEGGFAPDLGSHKEALALLVGAIEKARLRPGTDVSLAIDPASTEFFVDGRYVLKGEGRSLTGEEMVDYYEELVEAFPIISIEDPMAEEDWSGWRLFTERLGKRIQVIGDDIFVTNPRLLERGFKESVANSILIKLNQIGTLTETLETMELARSHAYTTVISHRSGETEDTFIADLAVATGAGQIKTGAPARSDRVAKYNQLLRIEAMLGEGARYIDWVKRG, encoded by the coding sequence ATGGTGCTGGATTCGCGCGGGAACCCAACCGTTGAGGCAGAGGTGGCACTCGCCGGTGGCGCGCGAGGCCGTGCGATTACACCGTCAGGGGCATCTACTGGAAAGCATGAGGCCGTTGAGCTTCGTGACGGAGGGAAGGACTTTTCGGGCAAAGGGGTCTCTCGGGCAATTGCCAATGTCAATGGAACGATCGCCAACGCCGTTGTTGGCCTCGACGCGCGTCAACAACGACTGCTGGATCGAACCATGATCGCCCTCGACGACACCTCCGACAAGTCCCGCCTCGGTGCCAACGCAATGCTGGCAGTCTCGCTCGCGACCGCTCGGGCTGGGGCCAACGCCGCCCGCCTACCCCTCACTGCGTACCTCGGGGGCGTCAACGCTACCTTACTCCCGGTCCCGATGATGAACGTGATTAACGGCGGCGTACACGCCTCCAACAACCTCGACATGCAAGAGTTCATGATCGTCCCCCATGGTGCCGCCAGCTTTCGCGAAGCCCTGCAGTGGGGCGTCGAAACCTATGCGGCCCTCAAGAAAGAACTCGTCGCCAAATCACTCGCTACCACCGTTGGTGACGAGGGCGGCTTTGCCCCAGACCTCGGATCTCACAAAGAAGCGCTTGCGCTGTTAGTAGGGGCGATCGAGAAGGCCAGACTGCGGCCGGGTACCGACGTCTCGCTCGCCATCGATCCGGCCAGCACCGAGTTCTTTGTCGATGGACGCTACGTCCTGAAAGGCGAAGGGCGATCACTCACCGGTGAAGAGATGGTCGATTACTACGAGGAACTCGTCGAAGCTTTCCCGATCATCTCCATCGAGGACCCCATGGCCGAGGAGGACTGGAGTGGCTGGAGACTCTTCACTGAGCGGCTCGGCAAGCGTATCCAGGTCATTGGGGACGACATCTTCGTCACGAATCCGCGACTGCTCGAGCGCGGCTTCAAGGAGTCGGTCGCGAACTCAATCCTCATCAAGCTCAACCAAATCGGTACCCTCACCGAGACACTTGAGACCATGGAGCTTGCTCGCTCGCACGCCTACACGACGGTCATCTCTCACCGTTCTGGAGAGACCGAGGACACCTTCATCGCTGACCTGGCCGTTGCCACCGGAGCCGGACAGATCAAGACCGGTGCCCCAGCCCGGTCCGATCGGGTGGCGAAATACAATCAGCTCCTCAGGATTGAGGCTATGCTAGGCGAGGGAGCGCGATATATCGATTGGGTGAAAAGAGGCTAG
- a CDS encoding peptidylprolyl isomerase — MSSHRLLKFLPLSLGLVLASCSTIGYAAKVGPETITNSQLQTELRQVSANSAFDALLKKNKSPVFGPDKKSYTTLFVDNILNRRITIDRILQEEHQLGLTSTPLEDQLAKALTIQSVGSQTTFNDFSKAYQTQLVSDTRAIVTMEAHLANVALTTSGVQAYYASHRANFVDVCSSEILETSPLEAEAVLAKIKGGLSFAAAADRYSENKSSQSPGGAVGCGTIAQYEQVLGAGYANAIKTLPVNYPSLPVQISQGFSIIEVTSRTLIPFRNAELSAANDELAHGSALLNSFLARDSKTEPLKVNPEYGRVKDVAGVLQVAPNNGPSSKALRQYFTPGLIG, encoded by the coding sequence ATGTCGTCGCACAGGTTGTTGAAGTTTCTACCGCTGTCGCTAGGTCTGGTGTTGGCGAGCTGTTCGACCATCGGTTATGCAGCGAAGGTGGGACCCGAAACCATCACCAACTCGCAGCTGCAAACAGAACTTCGCCAAGTCTCTGCGAATTCGGCCTTCGATGCTTTGCTGAAGAAGAACAAGTCTCCGGTTTTTGGGCCTGACAAGAAGAGCTACACGACGCTATTTGTCGACAATATTTTAAATCGACGGATCACTATTGACCGCATCCTCCAAGAGGAGCACCAATTGGGGTTGACCTCGACTCCACTTGAGGACCAGTTAGCGAAGGCGTTGACGATCCAATCAGTAGGGTCTCAGACGACCTTCAATGACTTCTCGAAGGCCTACCAAACACAACTCGTGAGCGATACCCGTGCGATCGTTACGATGGAGGCTCACCTCGCCAATGTGGCGTTGACGACCTCGGGTGTTCAGGCCTATTATGCGAGCCATCGCGCCAACTTTGTCGATGTCTGCTCTTCTGAGATCCTTGAGACTTCGCCCCTGGAAGCCGAAGCGGTGTTGGCCAAGATCAAGGGAGGCCTTTCGTTCGCCGCCGCGGCGGACCGGTACTCTGAAAACAAGAGCAGTCAGTCACCTGGTGGTGCGGTCGGTTGTGGCACGATCGCCCAGTATGAGCAGGTACTTGGCGCCGGATACGCGAACGCGATCAAGACACTGCCGGTCAATTATCCTTCGTTGCCGGTGCAGATTTCGCAAGGTTTCTCGATCATCGAGGTCACGTCTCGGACACTCATTCCGTTCCGTAACGCGGAGCTAAGTGCCGCCAATGACGAGTTGGCCCACGGATCGGCACTTTTAAATAGCTTTCTTGCTCGTGACTCTAAGACAGAGCCACTCAAGGTCAACCCCGAGTACGGGCGTGTCAAAGACGTGGCTGGGGTTCTACAGGTCGCTCCGAATAACGGCCCGAGTTCCAAGGCGCTGCGGCAATATTTCACGCCGGGGCTTATCGGTTAA
- a CDS encoding septum formation initiator family protein, with protein sequence MKGRRRIIVVVALAVGAVVYATTVLPTGQLLGVLATKHRDAAQLRALDATNKSLRQDITRLNSPQWIETIARNDFGMYPVGSTPYQILPSSPLYHPPATRP encoded by the coding sequence GTGAAGGGTCGGCGACGTATCATTGTGGTGGTGGCACTGGCCGTCGGGGCCGTGGTCTACGCAACGACGGTGTTGCCAACGGGCCAGCTTCTCGGGGTCCTCGCCACCAAACACCGTGACGCCGCCCAACTTCGGGCACTTGACGCGACAAACAAGAGTCTCCGTCAAGACATTACGCGCCTCAACTCACCGCAGTGGATCGAGACGATCGCCCGTAACGACTTCGGCATGTATCCCGTCGGCTCAACCCCGTATCAGATTCTCCCGAGTTCGCCCCTCTATCACCCGCCAGCCACCCGACCCTGA
- a CDS encoding 50S ribosomal protein L25 has product MAKVIAYEGREPGSPQSRRLRAEGKVPAVVYGANSEPRSLFVDAHDFETALGHRVNVGALMDLEVAGKVTTVQLQELQRHPVRRTLSHLDFLAINVREEMEATIELRSVSEAIEMEEPSLRVRGHVKDIPDFLEISLEMLNEAETLTAGQIPLAKGLALIGDPETVVARLADKL; this is encoded by the coding sequence GTGGCCAAGGTTATCGCTTACGAGGGTCGTGAGCCAGGAAGCCCCCAAAGTCGGCGGTTGCGTGCCGAAGGTAAAGTGCCAGCCGTGGTGTACGGGGCTAACTCGGAGCCGCGGAGTCTCTTCGTCGATGCCCATGATTTTGAGACCGCGCTTGGACATCGTGTCAACGTCGGTGCGTTGATGGATCTCGAGGTGGCAGGCAAGGTTACCACCGTGCAGCTGCAGGAGCTCCAGCGGCATCCGGTCCGCCGGACGCTGAGCCATCTTGACTTTCTGGCCATCAATGTCCGCGAAGAGATGGAGGCTACCATCGAGTTGCGCTCGGTGAGTGAGGCGATCGAGATGGAGGAGCCGAGCCTTCGGGTTCGGGGTCACGTGAAGGACATCCCAGACTTCCTTGAGATCTCGTTGGAGATGCTGAACGAGGCCGAGACGCTCACCGCCGGTCAAATCCCCCTTGCAAAGGGCCTTGCGCTCATCGGCGATCCTGAGACGGTCGTCGCACGCCTGGCCGACAAGCTTTAA
- a CDS encoding ribose-phosphate diphosphokinase: MELVPRKRLELFSGRAHPELAREVADHLQIQLGELTLREFSDGEIYSRFDQSVRGKDIFLLQTHAGPVNDSIFEQLIMVDAAKRASAKRITAVCPYYGYSRQDRKASGREPITAKLVADLFKAAGADRIISVDLHSGQIQGFFDGPVDHLTATQVLTDYLRAQNADDLVIVAPDAGRVKVAERYAQKLQAGLAVVHKSRPKNMANVVNALNVVGDVADKRCVIVDDMIDTAGTVTAAADLLLDRGANDVWVMATHPILSGPAMKRLADSSISRVIVTNTLPLTGDRLIDKIEVVSIAKVIADAIAAVFEDGSVSELFHGDNLS; the protein is encoded by the coding sequence ATGGAGCTGGTCCCAAGGAAACGGCTTGAGCTTTTTTCGGGTAGGGCCCACCCCGAGCTGGCTCGCGAGGTCGCCGATCATCTCCAGATCCAGCTAGGAGAGTTGACGCTTCGTGAGTTCTCTGATGGGGAGATCTACTCGCGGTTCGACCAGTCGGTGAGGGGCAAGGATATCTTCCTCCTACAGACCCATGCTGGCCCTGTGAATGATTCGATTTTTGAGCAGCTGATCATGGTCGATGCCGCCAAGCGAGCCTCGGCAAAGCGGATCACCGCCGTGTGCCCCTACTACGGTTACTCTCGCCAAGATCGCAAGGCGTCGGGTCGTGAGCCCATCACCGCCAAACTTGTTGCCGATCTCTTTAAGGCCGCCGGTGCGGACCGAATCATCTCGGTCGACCTTCATTCCGGTCAGATCCAAGGGTTTTTTGATGGTCCAGTCGATCATCTGACCGCAACCCAGGTGCTGACGGACTATCTCCGCGCTCAAAACGCCGACGATCTCGTCATTGTCGCGCCGGATGCTGGACGGGTGAAGGTGGCAGAGCGCTATGCCCAAAAGCTCCAGGCAGGGCTCGCCGTCGTCCACAAGAGTCGACCGAAGAACATGGCCAACGTGGTCAACGCGCTCAATGTCGTTGGCGACGTCGCTGACAAGCGTTGTGTCATCGTCGATGACATGATCGATACCGCGGGAACCGTGACGGCGGCCGCCGATCTCTTGCTCGACCGTGGCGCTAACGATGTTTGGGTGATGGCGACACACCCGATCCTCTCCGGCCCGGCGATGAAGCGGCTCGCGGATTCGAGCATCAGCCGCGTCATCGTTACCAACACCTTGCCGTTGACGGGCGATCGTCTCATCGACAAGATCGAGGTGGTCTCCATCGCCAAGGTGATTGCCGACGCAATCGCGGCCGTCTTCGAGGATGGGTCGGTCTCAGAGCTGTTTCATGGCGATAACCTGTCATAG